From the genome of Pelodiscus sinensis isolate JC-2024 chromosome 12, ASM4963464v1, whole genome shotgun sequence, one region includes:
- the GINS3 gene encoding DNA replication complex GINS protein PSF3, protein MSEAYFPVEPGLGPEENFLSLGDILMSQEKLPGRVEAALPRLAAVLGKGSGAGQGDCIPEGSKVEIPLWLAKGLYDIKRRILSVELPKIYKESWRTVFSADANVVDLHKMGPYYYGFGSQLLNFDNPENPEIAQTILQTFIGRFRRIMDSSQNAYNEDTSALVARLDELERALFRAGQKGLNDFQCWEKGQASQITASSLVQNYRKRKFMDMDG, encoded by the exons ATGTCCGAGGCCTATTTCCCCGTGGAGCCCGGGCTGGGGCCCGAGGAGAACTTCCTGTCGCTGGGAGACATCCTGATGTCCCAGGAGAAGCTGCCGGGCCGCGTGGAGGCGGCTCTGCCCCGCCTGGCCGCCGTGCTGGGAAAGGGCTCGGGGGCCGGCCAAGGCGACTGCATCCCGGAG GGCTCAAAGGTGGAAATACCCCTATGGCTAGCAAAAGGATTGTATGACATCAAACGGAGGATCCTTTCAGTGGAACTGCCTAAGATTTACAAGGAAAGCTGGCGGACGGTGTTCAGTGCTGATGCCAATGTGGTTGACCTTCATAAAATGGGGCCATACTATTATGGTTTTGGCTCCCAGCTCTTGAATTTTGACAATCCAGAGAATCCAGAAATAGCTCAGACTATACTGCAG ACGTTTATTGGCCGTTTCCGTCGCATCATGGACTCCTCCCAGAATGCCTACAACGAGGACACCTCTGCACTGGTGGCACGGCTGGATGAGTTGGAGCGAGCCTTGTTTCGAGCTGGCCAGAAGGGGCTGAATGACTTCCAGTGCTGGGAGAAAGGGCAAGCGTCTCAGATTACAGCTTCCAGCCTGGTCCAGAATTATAGGAAGAGAAAATTCATGGACATGGATGGCTGA